From a region of the Pseudoclavibacter endophyticus genome:
- the mftE gene encoding mycofactocin biosynthesis peptidyl-dipeptidase MftE, whose product MPNDAGETGPAASRRPAALADRVSREAHGAILVVPLGSTEQHGPHLPLDTDTVIATAVAERLVERFRASGDDAVLAPAIAFAASGEHAAFAGTVSIGAEALAVVLIELARSASAWAGRIIIVNAHGGNVPTLRRIMPTLEDESRRVTWVACEPPPASAPAVVGERAGRVASDLHAGRTETSLMLHLAPARVRLDAAEAGVTAPLGELLPAMLRGGVAMVSPNGVIGDPRGASADEGRMLFEAMVDEVHERARADIPVATELPA is encoded by the coding sequence GTGCCGAACGACGCAGGCGAGACCGGTCCCGCCGCCTCGCGGCGACCCGCGGCGCTCGCTGACCGGGTGTCCCGCGAGGCGCACGGCGCGATCCTCGTGGTCCCGCTCGGATCGACCGAGCAACACGGCCCGCACCTTCCCCTCGATACCGACACCGTGATCGCCACGGCCGTCGCCGAGCGTCTCGTCGAGCGGTTTCGCGCTTCGGGCGACGATGCCGTCCTCGCGCCGGCCATCGCGTTCGCCGCGAGCGGCGAGCACGCCGCCTTCGCCGGCACCGTGTCGATCGGGGCCGAGGCGCTCGCCGTCGTGCTCATCGAGCTCGCCCGTTCGGCCTCGGCGTGGGCCGGCCGGATCATCATCGTCAACGCGCACGGCGGCAACGTACCGACGCTGCGGCGGATCATGCCGACGCTCGAGGACGAGTCGCGACGAGTCACATGGGTCGCGTGCGAACCGCCGCCCGCGAGCGCGCCCGCCGTGGTGGGGGAGCGGGCCGGGCGGGTCGCGAGCGATCTGCACGCCGGCCGCACCGAGACCTCGCTCATGCTGCACCTCGCGCCGGCACGCGTGCGTCTTGACGCAGCCGAGGCCGGCGTCACGGCACCCCTCGGCGAGCTGCTGCCCGCCATGCTGCGGGGCGGCGTCGCGATGGTCTCGCCCAACGGCGTGATCGGCGACCCCCGTGGGGCGAGCGCCGACGAGGGCCGGATGCTGTTCGAGGCGATGGTCGACGAGGTGCACGAGCGTGCCCGGGCCGACATTCCTGTGGCGACGGAGCTACCCGCGTGA
- the mftF gene encoding mycofactocin biosynthesis glycosyltransferase MftF (Members of this protein family, MftF, are glycosyltransferases, members of PF00535 (glycosyl transferase family 2). The encoding gene is found as part of the mycofactocin cassette, in Mycobacterium tuberculosis, many other Actinobacteria, and occasional members of other lineages. Mycofactocin itself, a putative redox carrier, is a heavily modified derivative of the C-terminal Val-Tyr dipeptide of the mycofactocin precursor MftA (TIGR03969).), whose translation MRLANATRVLDGGAVLAGGTPSRVTRLREAATGRIRDRELAVADRASAALAGYLIDAGMADPEPASLPVVETGSLTVVIPAYRRSQPLERLLASIRNDLRDVRIIVVDDATPADEAEPLARAAADHGAELVRAERNAGPAAARNLGLARASTEFVLFIDTDAVLGPGAAQLLLRHFVDPKLGAAAPRIAALPRRDENWVLRYESARSSLDHGETGGLVRPLSPLSWVSSTCLLVRRAAVASGFEAGMRVGEDVDLVWRLHAAGWRVRYEPRAVVQHEHRRDVREWLERKFVYGTGADALATRHPGLVAPAVLAPWAVGGLVVLAAQRWWSLPVVGVLVAVTAARVSRSLPGIDRPRAEATRLTLTGFGWALTQGAALLLRHWWPIAVAAAGVSRRARLALVVAAVADAAWEYRRLRPTGGLLRFAIARRLDDLAYGAGVWVSAVRGRTTAPLLPLIRRRNR comes from the coding sequence GTGCGACTCGCGAATGCGACGCGCGTGCTCGATGGCGGCGCGGTCCTCGCCGGAGGCACGCCGTCGCGCGTCACGAGGCTCCGCGAGGCGGCGACCGGACGCATCCGCGACCGCGAACTCGCCGTGGCCGATCGTGCTTCGGCCGCGCTCGCGGGCTACCTCATCGATGCCGGCATGGCCGACCCGGAACCCGCATCGCTGCCGGTCGTCGAAACGGGCTCGCTCACCGTCGTGATCCCGGCCTATCGGCGGTCGCAACCGCTCGAACGGCTGCTGGCGAGCATCCGGAACGATCTCCGCGACGTGCGCATCATCGTGGTCGACGACGCGACGCCCGCAGACGAGGCCGAGCCGCTTGCCCGGGCGGCCGCGGACCACGGCGCCGAGCTCGTGCGGGCAGAACGCAACGCGGGCCCGGCGGCCGCCCGCAACCTCGGGCTCGCGCGTGCGTCGACCGAGTTCGTGCTGTTCATCGATACCGACGCGGTGCTCGGCCCGGGCGCAGCGCAGCTGCTGCTCCGGCACTTCGTCGACCCGAAGTTGGGCGCCGCCGCTCCCCGGATCGCCGCGCTGCCGCGGCGGGACGAGAACTGGGTGCTTCGATACGAATCGGCCCGGTCGTCGCTCGACCACGGCGAGACCGGAGGGCTCGTGCGACCTCTCTCCCCGCTGTCGTGGGTCTCGAGCACGTGCCTCCTGGTGCGGCGCGCGGCAGTCGCAAGCGGCTTCGAGGCCGGGATGCGGGTGGGCGAGGACGTCGACCTCGTGTGGCGACTGCACGCGGCCGGCTGGCGTGTGCGGTACGAGCCGCGAGCCGTCGTGCAGCACGAGCATCGCCGCGATGTCCGCGAGTGGCTCGAGCGCAAGTTCGTCTACGGCACCGGGGCGGACGCGCTCGCGACGCGACACCCGGGGCTCGTCGCGCCGGCCGTGCTCGCGCCCTGGGCGGTCGGCGGCCTCGTCGTCCTCGCGGCGCAGCGGTGGTGGTCGCTGCCGGTCGTCGGGGTACTGGTGGCCGTGACGGCGGCGCGGGTCTCGCGCAGCCTGCCAGGAATCGACCGGCCGCGGGCCGAGGCGACGAGGCTCACGCTCACGGGGTTCGGCTGGGCGCTCACGCAAGGTGCCGCGCTACTGCTGCGGCACTGGTGGCCGATCGCCGTCGCGGCCGCGGGCGTGTCCCGGCGCGCCAGGCTGGCGCTCGTCGTCGCGGCCGTCGCGGATGCCGCGTGGGAGTACCGCCGGCTGCGCCCGACGGGCGGTTTGCTGCGCTTCGCGATCGCCAGGCGCCTCGACGACCTCGCTTACGGGGCGGGCGTGTGGGTGAGCGCCGTGCGCGGTCGCACCACGGCGCCACTGCTCCCGCTCATCCGCCGCCGCAATCGATGA
- a CDS encoding SDR family oxidoreductase codes for MQDVSGKVAVITGGSSGIGRGIALAFARAGMTVVVTGRSESHLEETAAVFADEGLTVDPMQVDVTDLGAMRAAADEIAARHGGVDVLVNNAGIGLTGPVADATPDDWKWVVDVNIGGVGNGIQAFLPIIRRSGRGGHIVNTASMAAIMPIVAGLYSMTKAAVVALSEALHIELRGEGIAVSAYLPGPVHSNIATGTARRPERYGESGYTPAPAAFVEKARQQPYMSAEEAGERVLHGVRRGDMFILTHNEFAEGVRDRHRAIERAFPDEPIDDERKAAIPFLLSSDVYAPDAQLPSPRYGAVPAS; via the coding sequence ATGCAGGATGTCTCAGGCAAGGTCGCCGTCATCACCGGCGGCTCAAGCGGTATCGGCAGGGGAATCGCGCTCGCGTTCGCGCGTGCGGGCATGACGGTCGTCGTCACGGGTCGCAGCGAGTCCCACCTCGAAGAGACCGCGGCGGTGTTCGCGGATGAGGGGCTCACGGTCGATCCCATGCAGGTCGACGTCACCGACCTCGGCGCCATGCGCGCAGCCGCCGACGAGATCGCGGCGCGCCACGGCGGCGTTGATGTGCTCGTCAACAATGCCGGCATCGGCCTGACGGGGCCCGTCGCCGACGCGACGCCCGACGACTGGAAATGGGTGGTCGACGTCAACATCGGCGGCGTCGGCAACGGCATCCAGGCGTTCCTGCCGATCATTCGCAGGTCTGGCCGCGGTGGGCACATCGTGAACACCGCATCGATGGCGGCCATCATGCCGATCGTCGCGGGCCTGTACTCGATGACGAAGGCCGCCGTCGTCGCGCTTTCGGAGGCGCTGCACATCGAGCTGCGCGGCGAAGGCATCGCCGTCTCGGCATACCTGCCCGGGCCCGTCCACAGCAACATCGCGACCGGCACCGCGAGGCGCCCCGAGCGGTACGGCGAGTCGGGGTACACGCCGGCTCCCGCCGCGTTCGTCGAGAAGGCGCGCCAACAGCCCTACATGAGCGCCGAGGAGGCCGGCGAGCGCGTGCTCCACGGCGTGCGGCGCGGCGACATGTTCATCCTCACGCACAACGAGTTCGCGGAGGGGGTGCGCGACCGGCACCGCGCCATCGAGCGCGCGTTCCCCGACGAGCCCATCGACGACGAGCGCAAGGCGGCGATCCCGTTCCTGCTCTCGTCGGACGTCTACGCACCGGATGCGCAGCTGCCGTCACCGAGGTACGGCGCGGTTCCCGCGTCGTAG
- a CDS encoding NDMA-dependent alcohol dehydrogenase, with translation MSITAEAATGTVTSEARRITTKSVVCRAPGTPWEVAHLELDPPKANEVRIKFIAAGMCHSDDHIQKGDAPMRMPVVGGHEGAGIIDAIGPGVTRVKVGDHVVCSFIPACGKCRYCSTGRQNLCDEGKNAGTGIFADGTFRFHEGDTDFGGLCVLGTFSQYSVVSEYSVVPIPDDIPFEVAALVGCGVPTGWGSAVHAAGVRAGQTVVIYGAGGVGSNAVQGAAYAGAQRVVVVDPVEFKRQMALEHFGATHAFATAEEAHEFVVDATWGRLADHAIITVGILHDEVIHDAINVVGKTGQVTITAVGKGMIQENPGMLIGFQRRVQGAIFGACNPLFDIPRLLSLYKTGHIKLDELVTRTYTLDQINEGYQDMLDGRNIRGVVLIDHDDQGKNA, from the coding sequence ATGAGTATCACCGCGGAAGCCGCGACCGGAACAGTGACCTCCGAGGCGCGACGCATCACCACGAAGTCCGTGGTGTGCCGCGCGCCCGGGACCCCCTGGGAAGTCGCCCACCTCGAACTCGACCCGCCGAAGGCCAATGAGGTCCGCATCAAGTTCATTGCCGCGGGCATGTGCCACTCCGACGACCACATCCAGAAGGGCGACGCGCCCATGCGGATGCCGGTCGTCGGCGGCCACGAGGGGGCCGGCATCATCGACGCCATCGGCCCCGGCGTCACGAGGGTCAAGGTCGGCGACCACGTGGTCTGCTCGTTCATCCCCGCGTGCGGCAAGTGCCGCTACTGCTCGACGGGGCGGCAAAACCTCTGCGACGAGGGCAAGAACGCGGGTACCGGCATCTTCGCCGATGGCACCTTCCGGTTCCACGAGGGCGACACCGACTTCGGCGGGCTGTGCGTGCTCGGCACCTTCTCGCAGTACTCGGTCGTCTCGGAGTACTCGGTCGTGCCGATTCCCGACGACATTCCGTTCGAGGTGGCGGCCCTCGTGGGCTGCGGCGTGCCGACCGGCTGGGGCTCCGCCGTGCACGCGGCCGGCGTTCGCGCCGGTCAGACCGTCGTCATCTACGGTGCGGGCGGCGTCGGCAGCAACGCCGTCCAGGGCGCGGCCTATGCGGGGGCGCAGCGCGTCGTCGTAGTCGATCCCGTCGAGTTCAAGCGGCAGATGGCCCTCGAGCACTTCGGCGCGACCCACGCCTTCGCGACGGCCGAAGAAGCGCACGAGTTCGTCGTCGACGCGACCTGGGGACGACTGGCCGATCACGCCATCATCACCGTCGGCATCCTGCACGACGAGGTCATCCACGACGCGATCAACGTGGTCGGCAAGACCGGGCAGGTCACCATCACCGCCGTCGGCAAGGGCATGATCCAGGAGAACCCCGGCATGCTCATCGGCTTCCAGCGGCGCGTGCAGGGCGCCATCTTCGGCGCATGCAACCCGCTGTTCGACATCCCCCGGCTCCTGAGCCTCTACAAGACCGGCCACATCAAGCTCGACGAGCTCGTGACCCGCACCTACACCCTCGATCAGATCAACGAGGGGTACCAAGACATGCTCGACGGCCGCAACATCCGCGGCGTCGTGCTCATCGACCACGACGACCAGGGGAAGAACGCATGA
- a CDS encoding aldehyde dehydrogenase family protein, whose product MTLTHDSETSTASDLVADNQQLIGGDWGPSVTGRTIDVINPANRERIATVPRSDERDVDAAIRAAQQAFPAWRDLDATSRARLIFKWADLIDERGAQLDRLESTEVGRPSWGPPPMASQLRFIAGQADKVHGTSLPTRASTSLGLTLREPYGVVGGVIPWNAPGPMFVTEVGAAIAAGNTMVMKPAEDAPLTPLALARLALEAGIPPGVINVVTGYGHEAGAAIPADPRIRRMGFTGSPATGRLIMEACARNLTPLHLELGGKSPQIVFPDADLDAAVAGMARGITLNTGQVCAAGTRVVVHRSVHDEVVDKLAAAMQEVTIGPGHQQVVMGPLINEKQHDRVLGYIELGREQGAELITGGGVPTGEDFGNGFFVEPTLFDGVTPDMRIAQEEIFGPVLSVLTFDDEAQAIEIANGVDYGLVASVWTNDLGTAVRMTRSIEAGQVGLNTPIGAGTVIGGPFGGYKNSGFGRTMGADAVLEWTQVKTVSLQSAARA is encoded by the coding sequence ATGACCCTCACCCACGACTCGGAGACAAGCACCGCGAGCGACCTCGTCGCCGACAACCAGCAGCTCATCGGCGGCGACTGGGGCCCGTCGGTCACGGGCCGGACCATCGACGTCATCAACCCGGCCAACCGCGAGCGCATCGCCACCGTCCCGCGCAGCGATGAGCGCGATGTCGACGCCGCCATCCGCGCCGCCCAGCAGGCGTTCCCGGCCTGGCGTGATCTTGACGCGACCTCGCGCGCCCGGCTCATCTTCAAGTGGGCGGACCTCATCGACGAGCGAGGCGCGCAGCTCGACCGCCTCGAGTCGACCGAGGTCGGCCGACCAAGCTGGGGCCCGCCGCCCATGGCGTCGCAGCTGCGGTTCATCGCGGGGCAGGCCGACAAGGTGCACGGCACTTCGCTTCCGACGCGCGCCTCCACATCGCTCGGCCTCACGCTGCGCGAGCCGTACGGGGTCGTCGGCGGCGTGATCCCGTGGAACGCGCCTGGGCCGATGTTCGTGACCGAGGTGGGTGCCGCGATCGCCGCCGGCAACACCATGGTCATGAAGCCGGCAGAGGATGCGCCGCTGACGCCGCTCGCGCTCGCCCGGCTCGCGCTCGAGGCGGGCATCCCGCCAGGCGTCATCAACGTCGTCACCGGCTATGGGCACGAGGCCGGCGCCGCGATCCCCGCCGATCCGCGCATCCGGCGCATGGGGTTCACGGGCTCGCCCGCGACGGGGCGTCTCATCATGGAGGCCTGCGCCAGGAACCTCACCCCGCTCCACCTCGAGCTCGGCGGGAAGTCGCCGCAGATCGTGTTCCCCGACGCCGATCTCGACGCGGCGGTCGCGGGCATGGCGCGCGGCATAACCCTGAACACGGGGCAGGTGTGCGCCGCAGGCACGCGAGTAGTCGTGCACCGCAGCGTGCACGACGAGGTCGTCGACAAGCTCGCGGCCGCCATGCAGGAGGTCACGATCGGTCCCGGTCATCAGCAGGTCGTCATGGGGCCGCTCATCAATGAGAAGCAGCACGATCGCGTGCTCGGCTACATCGAGCTCGGTCGCGAGCAGGGGGCCGAGCTCATCACCGGCGGCGGCGTGCCGACGGGCGAAGACTTCGGCAACGGGTTCTTCGTCGAGCCGACGCTGTTCGACGGCGTCACGCCCGACATGCGGATCGCGCAGGAGGAGATCTTCGGCCCCGTCCTGTCGGTGCTCACGTTCGACGACGAGGCGCAGGCCATCGAGATCGCGAACGGCGTCGACTACGGCCTCGTCGCCTCGGTGTGGACGAACGACCTCGGCACCGCCGTGCGCATGACCCGCTCGATCGAGGCCGGACAGGTTGGCCTCAACACGCCAATCGGTGCCGGCACGGTCATCGGCGGGCCCTTCGGCGGCTACAAGAACAGCGGCTTCGGCCGCACGATGGGCGCCGATGCGGTGCTCGAGTGGACCCAGGTCAAGACGGTCTCGCTGCAGAGCGCGGCGCGGGCCTGA
- a CDS encoding NDMA-dependent alcohol dehydrogenase produces MATITTRAAIAREPHLGWQITDLELEDPREHEVRVKFAASGLCHSDNHITAGDAMVRFPMVGGHEGAGVVESVGPNVTRVKAGDRVVCSYIPACGACRPCSTGHQNMCEKGLNAGSGMFLDGSFRFHKDGEDIGGFCSLGTFSEYAVVSEWAVVPLHDDIPFDIASLIGCGVPTGWGSAVYAAGVRAGDTVVVFGAGGVGSNAVQGARFAGARYVVVVDPVEFKRDTAVNVFGATHAFATAEEARDFVVDATWGQLADHCILTPHVVTQEIVQAAVLMTGKGGKTTITSVGHANEKAVTLPGGFLISFQRQVRGALFGDCNPMYDIPKLMGLYRSGDLKLNELITRTYSLDQVNDAYQDLVDGKNIRGVIVHDS; encoded by the coding sequence ATGGCAACCATCACCACGCGCGCCGCGATCGCGCGCGAACCCCACCTCGGGTGGCAGATCACCGATCTCGAGCTCGAAGACCCGCGGGAGCACGAGGTGCGGGTGAAGTTCGCGGCCTCCGGCCTCTGCCACTCGGACAACCACATCACCGCGGGCGACGCGATGGTGCGCTTCCCGATGGTCGGCGGCCATGAGGGCGCCGGCGTCGTGGAATCGGTCGGGCCGAACGTCACGCGCGTGAAGGCGGGCGATCGCGTCGTGTGCTCGTACATCCCCGCGTGCGGCGCGTGCCGCCCGTGCTCGACCGGGCACCAGAACATGTGCGAGAAAGGCCTCAACGCCGGCAGCGGGATGTTCCTCGACGGCTCGTTCCGCTTCCACAAGGACGGTGAGGACATCGGCGGGTTCTGCTCGCTCGGCACGTTCTCGGAGTACGCCGTCGTGTCGGAGTGGGCGGTCGTTCCACTGCACGACGACATCCCGTTCGACATCGCCTCCCTCATCGGCTGCGGCGTGCCGACGGGGTGGGGCTCTGCCGTGTATGCGGCCGGCGTGCGCGCCGGTGACACGGTCGTGGTCTTCGGCGCGGGCGGCGTCGGCAGCAACGCGGTGCAGGGCGCGCGCTTCGCCGGTGCCAGGTACGTCGTCGTCGTCGACCCGGTCGAGTTCAAGCGCGACACCGCCGTCAACGTCTTCGGGGCCACGCACGCGTTCGCGACGGCCGAGGAGGCGCGCGATTTCGTCGTCGACGCGACCTGGGGTCAACTGGCCGACCACTGCATCCTCACCCCGCACGTCGTGACGCAGGAGATCGTGCAGGCCGCGGTGCTGATGACGGGCAAGGGCGGCAAGACCACCATCACCTCGGTCGGACATGCGAACGAGAAGGCGGTCACTCTGCCGGGCGGGTTCCTCATCAGCTTCCAGCGCCAGGTGCGAGGGGCGCTGTTCGGCGACTGCAACCCCATGTACGACATCCCCAAGCTCATGGGGCTGTACCGCTCGGGCGACCTGAAGCTCAACGAGTTGATCACCCGCACCTACTCGCTCGACCAGGTCAACGACGCCTACCAGGACCTCGTCGACGGAAAGAACATCCGCGGCGTCATCGTGCATGACAGCTGA
- a CDS encoding zinc-dependent alcohol dehydrogenase, which translates to MTTMVRAAVQTAPRMIEMREFPRPTTGAEDGLLRVEANGICGSDVEIFRGAMAEGRRPAFIPGHEPVGIIEEIGDTAAERWGVEVGDRVALEVIVPCRACNDCLTGRYQACTFRKYGHGVTGIDAEPSLWGGFAEHMYLSPTSVVHKIDKSLPIEVASLYNAMGAGVRWAVDLGEVGLGDTLLVLGAGQRGIAAVVAAKAAGARRVIITGLARDRHKLALAEELGADHTIVVDGDEGRDVVEAVTEFTDGALADVALEVTPMAKQPITDALNAVRFGGRVVLAGLKGGAEVPLVTDRIIQRSLTVRGAFGVDSAGQQKAISLIESGRFPLEKMHTHTFGLDEVALAIDTLSGDAGDGRAIGVSVNPNAA; encoded by the coding sequence ATGACCACAATGGTGCGAGCGGCGGTGCAGACGGCGCCGCGCATGATCGAGATGCGCGAGTTCCCCCGTCCCACGACGGGAGCAGAGGACGGCCTCCTGCGCGTCGAGGCCAACGGCATCTGCGGCAGCGACGTCGAGATCTTCCGAGGCGCCATGGCCGAGGGGAGGCGACCCGCGTTCATCCCCGGACACGAGCCCGTCGGCATCATCGAGGAGATCGGTGACACGGCGGCCGAGCGGTGGGGCGTCGAGGTCGGCGACCGGGTCGCGCTCGAGGTGATCGTGCCCTGTCGCGCCTGCAACGACTGTCTCACCGGCCGATACCAGGCATGCACGTTCCGCAAATACGGGCACGGGGTCACGGGCATCGACGCTGAGCCGTCGCTCTGGGGCGGGTTCGCCGAGCACATGTACCTTTCGCCGACCTCCGTCGTGCACAAGATCGACAAGTCGCTGCCGATCGAGGTCGCATCGCTGTACAACGCCATGGGTGCGGGCGTGCGTTGGGCCGTCGACCTCGGCGAGGTCGGCCTCGGCGACACGCTGCTCGTGCTCGGCGCCGGCCAGCGCGGCATCGCCGCCGTCGTCGCGGCGAAGGCCGCCGGCGCGCGCAGGGTCATCATCACGGGCCTCGCGCGCGACCGGCACAAGCTCGCGCTCGCCGAAGAACTCGGCGCCGACCACACGATCGTCGTCGATGGCGACGAGGGACGCGATGTCGTCGAAGCCGTCACCGAGTTCACCGACGGCGCGCTCGCCGACGTGGCCCTCGAGGTGACGCCAATGGCGAAGCAGCCCATCACTGATGCCCTGAACGCCGTGCGCTTCGGCGGGCGCGTCGTGCTCGCGGGGCTCAAGGGCGGCGCCGAGGTGCCGCTCGTGACCGATCGCATCATTCAGCGCAGCCTCACGGTGCGCGGGGCGTTCGGTGTCGACTCGGCCGGGCAGCAGAAGGCGATCTCGCTCATCGAGTCGGGGCGCTTCCCCCTCGAGAAGATGCACACGCACACGTTCGGGCTCGACGAGGTCGCGCTCGCCATCGACACCCTTAGTGGCGACGCGGGCGACGGCCGAGCGATCGGCGTCTCCGTCAACCCCAACGCGGCGTGA
- a CDS encoding amidohydrolase family protein, with protein sequence MIIDAHAHFLPGGYPEGSPECFPSMEPIDGSTNRLLVFGATKFPAKEVFFEAERRIEAQDASGVDSEVISPMPPLLKYDLPAADGLALAQHVNDVAAELSAHDPERLIGLGMVPMQDPDAAATELAAVKQRGLAGVEIASNILGSSIGDPKFLPFFQEAERLGLSIFVHAMPAPIDRLPNSAMGTYVVGIEGMYSAASLMLGGTAAACPDLRISFSHAAGGLAMMLPRANYFWGGSWNEEPVNLERAVMPDDGPSPLELARRFYYDSMVFDARAIRYLVDLLGADRLLVGSDFPAMLREEPIARTARSLELEPEQWEDLSHRNAMRWLGRVPAEVAAV encoded by the coding sequence ATGATCATCGACGCCCACGCCCACTTCCTCCCCGGCGGTTACCCAGAGGGCAGCCCCGAGTGCTTCCCATCGATGGAGCCGATCGACGGCAGTACAAACCGTCTCCTCGTGTTCGGCGCGACGAAGTTCCCCGCCAAAGAGGTCTTCTTCGAAGCCGAACGACGCATCGAGGCGCAGGACGCGTCCGGCGTCGACAGCGAGGTCATCAGCCCCATGCCGCCGCTGCTGAAGTACGACCTTCCCGCGGCCGACGGGCTCGCCCTCGCGCAGCACGTCAACGACGTCGCGGCCGAGCTGAGCGCGCACGACCCCGAGCGGCTCATCGGGCTCGGCATGGTCCCGATGCAAGACCCGGATGCCGCGGCGACCGAGCTCGCAGCAGTCAAGCAGCGGGGACTCGCCGGCGTCGAGATCGCCTCGAACATCCTGGGGTCGTCGATCGGCGACCCGAAGTTCCTGCCGTTCTTCCAGGAGGCCGAACGGCTGGGGTTGTCGATCTTCGTGCACGCCATGCCGGCGCCGATCGACCGGCTGCCGAACTCGGCGATGGGAACCTACGTCGTCGGCATCGAGGGCATGTATTCGGCCGCGTCCCTCATGCTCGGGGGCACCGCGGCCGCGTGCCCCGACCTGCGCATTTCGTTCAGCCACGCCGCGGGCGGGCTGGCCATGATGCTGCCGCGCGCGAACTACTTCTGGGGCGGCTCGTGGAACGAGGAGCCCGTCAACCTGGAGCGCGCCGTCATGCCCGACGACGGGCCGTCGCCGCTCGAGCTCGCGCGGCGCTTCTACTACGACTCGATGGTCTTCGACGCGCGCGCCATCCGCTACCTCGTCGACCTCCTCGGGGCCGACCGCCTGCTTGTCGGCAGCGACTTCCCGGCCATGCTCCGGGAGGAACCGATCGCGCGCACGGCGAGGTCGCTCGAGCTCGAACCTGAGCAGTGGGAGGACCTCAGCCACCGCAACGCGATGCGCTGGCTCGGTCGCGTTCCCGCGGAGGTCGCTGCCGTGTAG